From the bacterium genome, the window AACCCATCGCGGCCCAAGCCCCGGAACAAATGGTGGACGAGCTGCTCAAGCTCGCGGTCGGTACGAAACTTTACCTTATGGCGCCGGTCGTGGTAGGCCGCAAGGGCCAACACAAAAACGAATTCGAACGGCTGCGGCGCGAGGGGTTCGCCCGCGTCGTCGTCGACGGCGGCGAGTACGAGTTAGAAGACGACATTAAGTTGGACAAGAACAAGAAGCACACCATCTACGCCGTCGTCGACCGCCTGGTTATGAAGGAGCAACTCGCGAGGCGGCTGGCCGATTCGCTCGAGACCGCGCTCGAGCTCGGCGAAGGCACGGCGCTCGCCAGAGTATTCAACGAAAAGGGGTTCGATGACCGCGTCTTCAGCAAACATTTCGCCTGTCCCGATTGTAATATCTCGTACCCCGAAATAAGCCCGCGGCTGTTTTCGTTCAACAGCCCGTACGGGATGTGCCCGAGCTGCGGCGGCCTGGGCTTCACGCTCGAGGTCGACGAAGAACTCGTCGTGCCGGACGATACGCTGTCCCTCAACGACGGCGCCATCCTTCCTTACCGACGGGACGGCGACTCCTACATATGGCAATATCTCGAAAACCTGGCCCGGCAATTACGCTTCGACTTGAACGCTCCCTGGCGGGAATTGCCGGAACGGGTCCGCGACGTCCTGCTTTACGGCAGCGAAGGCCGGCGGTTCCGAATACGCTACGAGCGCGACGGCCGCGTCTACCAGTTCGTCCACGAGATAGAAGGCGTCATACCGCGCTTGAAACGGCTATACCGCGACACGCAATCGGAAGAGGCCCGCGAATTCTATTACGGCCGCTTCTTCCGCAAGGACCCCTGCCCCTCTTGCGACGGCGCCCGCCTGCGGCCGGAGGCCTTGGCCGTGACCGTGGGCGGCAACAACGTCGCCGACGTATGCGGGCTATCCGTCGCCGGCGCGCTTCGCTTCTTCAAAGACCTGGAGCTCGCGGGCAACAAGGCCGTCATAGCCAAAGAGATTTTAAAGGAGCTCGTCGCCCGCCTCGGCTTCCTAGCCGACGTCGGCCTGGAATACCTCACCCTCGAGCGCGCGGCGCCCACGCTCTCCGGCGGCGAGGCGCAGCGCATCCGCCTCGCGACGCAAGTAGGGTCCGGCCTCGTCGGCGTTACCTACATCCTGGACGAACCGACCATCGGCCTCCACAAACGCGACAATGAACGCCTCCTGAAAACGCTGTGCTCCCTGCGCGACCTGGGCAACACCGTCGTCGTCGTCGAGCACGACGAGCAGACAATACGCGCCGCCGACCACGTAATCGACCTCGGCCCGGGCGCCGGCATTCACGGCGGCCGGGTCGTCGCTTACGGCCCGCCCGCCCGCATCGAGAAATCGAGGAAGTCGTTAACAGGCCGCTACCTCCGCGGCGACGCGTATATCACGACGCCCGCCGGCCGCCGGCCCGGCAACGGCTCGACGCTTACCCTCCGGGGAGCCCGCCACAATAACCTCAAGGATATCGACGTATCTTTCCCGCTCGGCACGTTTATATGCGTCACCGGCGTCTCGGGTTCCGGTAAATCCTC encodes:
- the uvrA gene encoding excinuclease ABC subunit UvrA, which translates into the protein LSPAIAIEQKSASKNPRSTVATVTEIHDYLRLLFARAGDPYCYKCGKPIAAQAPEQMVDELLKLAVGTKLYLMAPVVVGRKGQHKNEFERLRREGFARVVVDGGEYELEDDIKLDKNKKHTIYAVVDRLVMKEQLARRLADSLETALELGEGTALARVFNEKGFDDRVFSKHFACPDCNISYPEISPRLFSFNSPYGMCPSCGGLGFTLEVDEELVVPDDTLSLNDGAILPYRRDGDSYIWQYLENLARQLRFDLNAPWRELPERVRDVLLYGSEGRRFRIRYERDGRVYQFVHEIEGVIPRLKRLYRDTQSEEAREFYYGRFFRKDPCPSCDGARLRPEALAVTVGGNNVADVCGLSVAGALRFFKDLELAGNKAVIAKEILKELVARLGFLADVGLEYLTLERAAPTLSGGEAQRIRLATQVGSGLVGVTYILDEPTIGLHKRDNERLLKTLCSLRDLGNTVVVVEHDEQTIRAADHVIDLGPGAGIHGGRVVAYGPPARIEKSRKSLTGRYLRGDAYITTPAGRRPGNGSTLTLRGARHNNLKDIDVSFPLGTFICVTGVSGSGKSSLISETLYRVLKRRLYRSPVRPGAYDDVDGLDHLDKVIEIDQQPIGRTPRSNPATYTKVFDPIRRLFGELPESRARGYKPGRFSFNVRGGRCDACNGDGIIKVEMHFLPDVYIPCEVCKGKRYNRETLEVTYKGKNIADVLAMTVEEALAFFDAHPRIKKILQTLYDVGLGYVELGQPAPTLSGGEAQRVKLSRELAKRATGRTVYFLDEPTTGLHFDDVKKLLAVLQRLVDAGNTVIVIEHNLDVVKNADYVIDLGPEGGDEGGHLVAAGTPEEIARKRKSFTGKYLKKVLAKK